The genomic region TTGTGACCTTTTTGCCGTATTCGCCTGGTTAAAAAAAGCAGGCGCAGTGTGCATAAATAATCCTTTTACAATACAGGGTATTGTAGATTAATCACACTTTGCAGCAACAAATTGAGAAAGCATCATGGCGCCAGCTTGAGCCACGTTCAGTGAATCAAAGCCATGTGCCATCGGGATATACAAGGACACATCAAGCCGTTTGGCTACATTCGGGCGTATTCCTTTTTCTTCGTTACCAAGAACGAGAACAGCAGGGGTATGCAACTTTGCTTTATACAGATTTTCTGCACCGTCTTTGTATTCCGCACCATATACGAAATATCCCATTTTTTTCGCCAACTCTAATGTACGGGATATATTAGTAGCTTTCGCAACTGCAAGTTTTCCGAGAGCACCGGCAGATGCCTTAGCAGCGGCTGCGCCCAAAAATGAGGCGTTATGTTTAGGAATAATCATGCCGCCAGCACCGATTCCATAAATGGTGCGCGCTAATGTTCCTGCATTGCCGGGGTCTTGAATTTGATCCAGAACAACAACAAGCGGCAGCTCTGCTTCCAAAGCTTCTGAAAGAACTTCGTCTTCAGACTTAAAGCCAGCTTCAAATATTTTTGCAACAACGCCCTGATGGTTTCCGTTAAAGAGCTTGTCGAGGGACTGTTCCTGTACAAATGTAAAACGAATTTTGTTTTTTTTGCACATGTCAGTGATCTTGGCGATGTCTGCTCCGCGTTTACCTTTACGGATAAGCACGGAATCAACCTGTTCGGGTGATGATGCTAGGCGTTCGGATACAGGTTTTACACCTGGA from Halodesulfovibrio sp. harbors:
- the rlmB gene encoding 23S rRNA (guanosine(2251)-2'-O)-methyltransferase RlmB; translated protein: MSDHYNENTDGILPGVKPVSERLASSPEQVDSVLIRKGKRGADIAKITDMCKKNKIRFTFVQEQSLDKLFNGNHQGVVAKIFEAGFKSEDEVLSEALEAELPLVVVLDQIQDPGNAGTLARTIYGIGAGGMIIPKHNASFLGAAAAKASAGALGKLAVAKATNISRTLELAKKMGYFVYGAEYKDGAENLYKAKLHTPAVLVLGNEEKGIRPNVAKRLDVSLYIPMAHGFDSLNVAQAGAMMLSQFVAAKCD